Proteins co-encoded in one Natronorubrum daqingense genomic window:
- the dapB gene encoding 4-hydroxy-tetrahydrodipicolinate reductase — translation MTVRVGVTGATGRMGREVIAAVDNHPECDVVFAVNREPDGETVEGVELESASEFDSLVDEREPTAVVDFTGPESAIEYLEACAAADVAFVTGTTGFSDAQEDALEDASAEIPVLHAPNFARGVQALLNAVGEAVQNLPGYDVELVETHHNAKRDAPSGTANRLLEEIEANGEFTDRTHGREGVDPREAGEIGVHALRAGNVTGEHEVVLAGNHEEVRLTHRAEDRGVFAAGAVDAAVWIAGQKAGRYEFADVIDE, via the coding sequence ATGACGGTACGGGTCGGCGTCACCGGCGCAACGGGGCGGATGGGCCGTGAGGTCATCGCCGCCGTCGACAACCACCCAGAGTGCGACGTCGTCTTCGCGGTCAACCGTGAGCCCGACGGCGAGACGGTCGAGGGCGTCGAACTCGAGTCAGCGAGCGAGTTCGATTCGCTCGTCGACGAGCGCGAGCCAACCGCCGTCGTCGACTTTACCGGCCCCGAGTCGGCCATCGAGTACCTCGAGGCCTGCGCGGCCGCCGACGTCGCGTTCGTCACCGGGACGACGGGCTTCAGCGACGCGCAGGAAGACGCACTCGAGGACGCGAGCGCCGAGATCCCCGTGCTTCACGCGCCGAACTTCGCTCGCGGCGTACAGGCCCTGTTGAATGCCGTCGGCGAGGCCGTCCAGAATCTTCCGGGCTACGACGTCGAACTCGTCGAGACCCACCACAACGCGAAGCGCGACGCGCCGAGTGGCACCGCGAATCGGTTGCTCGAGGAGATCGAGGCCAACGGTGAATTCACCGATCGCACGCACGGCCGAGAGGGGGTCGACCCCCGTGAAGCGGGCGAAATCGGCGTTCACGCGCTCCGCGCGGGTAACGTCACGGGCGAACACGAGGTCGTCCTCGCGGGCAACCACGAGGAGGTTCGTCTCACTCACCGCGCCGAGGATCGGGGCGTCTTCGCCGCGGGCGCGGTCGACGCCGCGGTGTGGATCGCTGGACAAAAGGCAGGTCGCTACGAGTTTGCGGACGTGATCGACGAATGA
- the dapA gene encoding 4-hydroxy-tetrahydrodipicolinate synthase: MTHDIDFTGVFPAMCTPFDEDERIDFETLQTDAQRLETAGVDGLVPVGSTGESATLTHDEHVRVVESVIDAVEDVPVIAGTGSNNTREALELSERAAEAGADGLLLISPYYNKPEQRGLVEHFRTIADAVDLPQIVYNVPSRTGRNIEPDTAVELASHENIAGYKAASGDLGQIGEIAERTMDEDFAVLSGDDALTLPTISVGGTGTISVAANVEPELTCAMVGAALDGDYARAQEIHHELGDLFRELFVETNPIPVKEAMEIRGYGPARMRSPLSRLSEEYRDDLEAVLDDLETTSPAAADDSNVEPAAEGE; the protein is encoded by the coding sequence ATGACACACGATATCGACTTCACGGGCGTCTTTCCGGCGATGTGTACGCCCTTCGACGAGGACGAACGGATCGACTTCGAAACCCTCCAGACCGACGCGCAGCGACTCGAGACCGCGGGCGTCGACGGCTTAGTTCCCGTCGGCTCGACCGGCGAATCTGCGACGCTGACTCACGACGAACACGTCCGCGTCGTCGAGAGCGTCATCGACGCCGTCGAAGACGTCCCGGTCATCGCGGGCACGGGTTCGAACAACACCCGCGAAGCACTCGAGCTTTCCGAGCGCGCCGCCGAAGCCGGTGCGGACGGACTGCTTCTCATCTCGCCGTACTACAACAAGCCCGAACAGCGCGGACTTGTCGAGCACTTCCGAACGATCGCAGACGCGGTAGACCTCCCACAGATCGTCTACAACGTCCCCTCGCGAACGGGCCGGAACATCGAACCCGACACCGCCGTCGAACTGGCGAGCCACGAGAACATCGCAGGCTACAAGGCCGCAAGCGGTGACCTCGGCCAGATCGGCGAAATTGCAGAGCGGACGATGGACGAGGACTTCGCCGTCCTCTCGGGTGACGACGCGCTCACGCTCCCCACGATTTCGGTCGGCGGAACCGGAACGATCAGCGTCGCCGCGAACGTCGAACCCGAACTGACCTGTGCGATGGTCGGTGCCGCACTCGATGGAGATTATGCACGGGCACAGGAAATTCACCACGAACTCGGCGACCTCTTTCGCGAACTCTTCGTCGAGACCAACCCGATCCCGGTCAAGGAAGCGATGGAGATCCGCGGCTACGGACCCGCCCGGATGCGTTCACCTCTCAGCCGGCTCTCCGAAGAGTATCGCGACGACCTCGAGGCCGTCCTCGACGATCTCGAGACGACCTCACCCGCGGCGGCAGACGACTCCAACGTAGAGCCCGCCGCGGAGGGTGAGTAG
- a CDS encoding M48 family metallopeptidase, producing the protein MTDFGLKLRMFVVGSMLAALYLFVGAVGLTLLGTGAWPIVLLLLVTFPFLQYKLGTWAATRKAQEMPEEGQYADIHRMTESLSRDMGIKKPKLMVQQMGVPNAFATGRKGNGVVVVSEELIRLLDRDELEGVVAHELAHIKNRDVLMMTVGSSIGMMVGYAVYFVYVFAGEDNPGGFIVGMVLSMIAQMLVTVLVMAISRYREYVADDDARQYIGSGDPLARALEKISQGAENRESTIDDGQAALCIFNSERGLLETVFATHPPTEKRIQKLRS; encoded by the coding sequence ATGACAGACTTCGGACTGAAGCTACGGATGTTCGTTGTCGGCTCGATGCTGGCGGCGCTGTACCTGTTCGTCGGGGCCGTCGGACTGACGCTCCTGGGTACGGGGGCCTGGCCGATCGTCCTGTTGTTGTTGGTGACGTTCCCGTTCCTCCAGTACAAACTCGGGACCTGGGCCGCCACCAGAAAAGCTCAGGAGATGCCCGAAGAGGGCCAATATGCGGATATCCACCGGATGACTGAGTCACTCTCCCGTGACATGGGTATCAAGAAGCCCAAACTGATGGTCCAGCAGATGGGCGTTCCGAACGCCTTCGCGACCGGCCGCAAGGGCAACGGCGTCGTCGTCGTCAGCGAGGAGCTCATCCGGCTGCTCGACCGCGACGAACTCGAGGGTGTCGTCGCCCACGAACTCGCCCACATCAAGAACCGTGACGTGCTCATGATGACGGTCGGTAGCTCCATCGGGATGATGGTCGGCTACGCCGTCTACTTCGTCTACGTGTTCGCGGGCGAGGACAACCCCGGCGGCTTCATCGTCGGAATGGTCCTCTCGATGATCGCGCAGATGCTCGTGACGGTGCTCGTGATGGCCATCTCGCGCTACCGAGAGTACGTTGCCGACGACGACGCCCGCCAGTACATCGGCAGCGGCGACCCGCTCGCTCGAGCCCTCGAGAAGATCTCGCAGGGCGCAGAAAACCGCGAGTCGACCATCGACGACGGGCAGGCCGCGCTCTGTATCTTCAACTCCGAGCGCGGACTGCTTGAGACGGTGTTCGCGACCCACCCACCAACCGAAAAGCGCATTCAGAAGCTCCGTAGCTGA
- a CDS encoding twin-arginine translocation signal domain-containing protein, whose product MSENTDRSDGLSRRNVLKKSAVGASVGATGLSQSVIATRDTESDELEEFEALPEVQSILDKLGETGLPGVDAPETKELVGDTIELVVTEVEFEYGILQIGQINGETSAAFAFEWENPSNGEGNPHRRDEGRGNAHGRTNVPEQYREIPAGTTAWLLGDDDETVFRRTATDREREVALTEVQVSGDQEAVAYTESDVDGIFVNVFDTSEDELKAWRYVLPAEDVATFDPESTEISSVGSPELIAHSDGVSGEVSVQFAHDNIPDPREYAKDVIETTLPGAAGDCGYEAGECVAGIITSISSCYRCAPGCAAGSTGVGAVVCVACVFAMCSHVLTGTSCVGPNGAVACLEDNGHI is encoded by the coding sequence ATGTCTGAGAATACAGACAGGAGTGACGGTTTAAGCAGACGGAACGTGCTGAAAAAGAGCGCAGTCGGCGCGAGTGTCGGTGCTACCGGACTAAGTCAGTCTGTAATCGCGACGAGAGATACCGAATCCGACGAACTTGAGGAGTTCGAAGCATTACCAGAAGTCCAGTCGATTCTGGACAAACTCGGTGAAACCGGCTTACCCGGTGTTGATGCGCCAGAGACTAAAGAACTCGTCGGCGACACGATCGAATTAGTTGTCACGGAAGTCGAATTCGAATACGGGATCTTACAGATCGGTCAAATCAACGGGGAAACAAGCGCGGCGTTCGCCTTTGAATGGGAGAACCCATCGAACGGTGAAGGAAACCCACACCGTCGAGACGAGGGTCGTGGGAACGCTCACGGTCGAACGAACGTTCCCGAGCAGTACAGGGAAATTCCAGCGGGGACGACTGCTTGGCTACTCGGGGACGATGATGAGACCGTTTTCCGTCGTACGGCGACGGATCGAGAACGCGAGGTTGCACTCACTGAAGTTCAAGTCAGTGGTGATCAAGAAGCAGTTGCCTATACCGAATCCGATGTCGACGGTATTTTCGTCAACGTGTTCGATACATCGGAAGACGAACTGAAGGCCTGGCGATACGTACTACCCGCCGAGGATGTAGCGACGTTTGATCCCGAATCGACTGAGATTTCGTCGGTTGGGAGTCCGGAACTCATTGCCCACAGCGACGGTGTTTCTGGGGAGGTCTCCGTACAGTTCGCCCACGACAACATTCCGGACCCAAGGGAGTACGCGAAAGACGTCATCGAGACGACCCTTCCCGGTGCTGCCGGAGATTGTGGTTACGAGGCTGGAGAATGCGTTGCGGGCATCATTACCAGTATCAGTTCGTGTTACCGATGTGCACCGGGCTGTGCTGCCGGCTCTACCGGAGTCGGTGCCGTCGTCTGTGTCGCCTGTGTCTTCGCAATGTGTTCGCACGTATTGACGGGAACCAGTTGTGTCGGTCCGAACGGCGCGGTGGCCTGTCTGGAAGACAACGGACATATTTAG
- a CDS encoding LabA-like NYN domain-containing protein — protein MTEIHPGQRVAVLVDAQNLYHTAQSIHSRNIDYSALLEKAVQDRELTRAISYVIRADAPEEESFFEALVDIGFEPKIKEIKTFSDGTKKADWDVGMSLDAVTLANHVDTIVLCTGDGDFSRLCSHLRHEGVRVEVMAFESSTAEDLIAAADSFLDLGDRHETFLL, from the coding sequence ATGACGGAAATCCATCCCGGTCAGCGCGTCGCGGTTCTCGTCGACGCCCAGAACCTCTATCACACCGCACAGAGCATCCACAGCCGCAATATCGACTACTCCGCGCTCCTCGAGAAGGCCGTCCAGGACCGCGAACTCACTCGAGCGATTTCCTACGTCATTCGCGCGGACGCACCGGAGGAGGAGAGTTTCTTCGAGGCGCTGGTCGACATCGGCTTCGAGCCGAAGATCAAGGAGATCAAGACGTTTTCCGACGGCACGAAGAAGGCCGACTGGGACGTCGGCATGAGTCTCGACGCGGTGACGCTTGCGAACCACGTCGATACGATCGTCCTCTGTACGGGTGATGGGGATTTCTCGCGGCTGTGTTCGCACCTGCGCCACGAGGGCGTCCGTGTCGAAGTGATGGCCTTCGAGTCCTCGACGGCAGAAGACCTCATCGCCGCGGCCGATTCCTTTCTCGACCTCGGCGACCGCCACGAGACGTTCCTCCTGTAG
- a CDS encoding PUA domain-containing protein, whose translation MSDGATEGGLAGVSELRTIADYQFGAGAGSALFPREESVTVKRTNSGRPQQVHADGGRLVSFGIDGRFTLGLEGGRRLHEALESPAYRVIVDDESEPFVRDEKNVFAKFVLEAGPDIRPGDEVLVVHERGELIAVGTADLAAEGIEDFETGMAVRVREGVPAE comes from the coding sequence ATGAGCGACGGAGCCACCGAGGGCGGGTTGGCCGGCGTGTCCGAACTCCGAACGATCGCGGACTACCAGTTCGGGGCGGGCGCGGGGTCGGCCCTCTTTCCGCGCGAGGAGTCGGTAACGGTCAAACGAACGAATTCCGGACGGCCCCAGCAGGTCCACGCCGACGGCGGCCGTCTCGTCTCCTTTGGCATCGACGGCCGATTCACCCTCGGACTCGAGGGCGGACGACGACTGCACGAGGCGCTCGAGTCCCCCGCCTACCGGGTGATCGTCGACGACGAGAGCGAACCGTTCGTCCGCGACGAGAAGAACGTCTTCGCGAAGTTCGTTCTCGAGGCGGGACCCGACATTCGTCCCGGTGACGAGGTGCTCGTCGTCCACGAGCGCGGCGAACTCATCGCCGTCGGGACGGCCGACCTCGCCGCCGAGGGAATCGAGGACTTCGAGACGGGAATGGCAGTTCGCGTGCGCGAAGGCGTGCCCGCGGAGTGA
- a CDS encoding nascent polypeptide-associated complex protein: MFGGGGGLNPRKMEQMMEQMGIDVEDIDAEEVIIRTDEYDLVFNDAEVTKMDARGQETYQVIGSPEQVESGAAGGAGGAGGDEDADAGGAIPDDDVELVAARTGASEDDARAALEDVDGDLAAAVESLE; this comes from the coding sequence ATGTTCGGAGGAGGCGGCGGACTGAACCCGCGCAAGATGGAACAGATGATGGAACAGATGGGAATCGACGTCGAGGATATCGACGCCGAGGAGGTAATCATCCGCACGGACGAGTACGACCTCGTCTTCAACGACGCCGAAGTCACGAAGATGGACGCTCGCGGCCAGGAGACCTACCAGGTCATCGGCTCGCCCGAGCAAGTCGAATCCGGTGCTGCCGGCGGGGCTGGCGGGGCTGGCGGCGACGAGGACGCGGACGCCGGCGGTGCGATTCCCGACGACGACGTCGAACTCGTCGCGGCCCGTACCGGAGCGAGCGAGGACGACGCGCGCGCAGCACTCGAGGACGTCGACGGCGACCTCGCCGCTGCGGTCGAATCCCTCGAGTAA
- a CDS encoding 50S ribosomal protein L11 methyltransferase, giving the protein MTDDSSLDDDTESDHDHDHDDRGADESTESDRVPVLLVREDREFLIEPGAEQGTDLGVLEVPADVQPGEIVETHLGEAFRVRSLRGPDLFHHFERTGAPMVPRDIGLVIGETGVSQGDQILDAGTGTGVLAASMARAGASVVTYERKGEFADVARANMSLGGVSDAVDVRTGDLATLLEEEGVESLGFESSFDVLTLDTGDAASIVDYAPDVLVDGGFLAVYSPFIESTKATVEAAREAGLSNIRTRETIQREMQFDDRGSRPSTAPVGHTGYLVIARNV; this is encoded by the coding sequence GTGACGGACGATTCTTCCCTCGACGACGACACCGAGAGCGACCACGACCACGACCACGACGACCGAGGGGCCGACGAATCCACCGAAAGCGACCGCGTTCCCGTCTTGCTCGTCCGCGAGGATCGAGAGTTCCTCATCGAACCGGGCGCGGAGCAAGGCACCGATCTGGGCGTCCTCGAGGTGCCGGCGGACGTGCAACCGGGCGAGATCGTCGAGACGCATCTGGGCGAGGCGTTCCGGGTGCGCTCGCTGCGCGGCCCGGATCTCTTTCACCACTTCGAACGAACCGGGGCCCCGATGGTCCCGCGGGACATCGGACTGGTGATCGGCGAGACGGGCGTCTCGCAGGGTGACCAGATCCTCGATGCCGGCACCGGGACCGGAGTCCTCGCGGCTTCGATGGCCCGTGCTGGGGCGTCAGTAGTCACATACGAACGAAAGGGCGAGTTCGCCGACGTCGCTCGAGCGAATATGTCGCTGGGGGGCGTTTCCGACGCCGTCGACGTTCGAACGGGGGATTTGGCGACGCTGCTCGAGGAAGAGGGCGTCGAATCGCTCGGCTTCGAGTCGTCGTTCGACGTGCTCACGCTCGATACTGGCGATGCGGCCTCGATCGTCGACTACGCACCCGACGTGCTCGTCGACGGCGGCTTCCTCGCGGTCTACAGCCCGTTTATCGAGTCGACGAAGGCGACCGTCGAGGCGGCGCGCGAGGCCGGATTGTCGAATATTCGCACTCGAGAGACGATTCAACGAGAGATGCAGTTCGACGACCGCGGCTCGCGCCCGTCGACCGCACCGGTGGGTCACACGGGCTATCTCGTGATCGCTCGGAACGTGTAA
- the ppsA gene encoding phosphoenolpyruvate synthase — protein MAVLWLDEISADDLETVGGKGASLGELTGAGLPVPPGFVVTAGTYRSFIEEAEIDEELFEAVDVDVDDSSALASAANRAQELILETPFPDDLREEILASYQEVGDGEAFVAVRSSATAEDLPDASFAGQQETFLNVTEEALLDRVRECWASLFTQRAIYYRQEQGFDHSTVNIAVVVQQMVDAEKSGVMFTSHPSTGDPTMIIEAAWGLGEAVVSGAVSPDNYVIEREDREVDVTVAEKKVMHEKDEETGETVEREVSQEKRNERVVSDEEINALMDLGERVEDHYGEPQDVEWAIVDGEVFMLQSRPITTIDEDGGATAETGSVDPTTGITDGSGSVQATGGGNGATASSGGSGDVLVDGLGSSPGTVSGAARIVKKLDDLDKVSEGDVIVTEMTMPDMVPAMKRASGIITDEGGMTSHAAIVSRELGVPAIVGTTNATTVLEDGQVVTLDGDKGAVLEGQEVDPDEETEPVEEVRPQSPVKPMTATEVKVNVSIPEAAERAAATGADGVGLLRMEHMILSLNQTPAKFIEENGEDAYITELVEGIRGVADAFYPRPVRVRTLDAPTDEFRQLEGGESEPSEHNPMLGYRGIRRSLDRPDVFGHELEAFRRLYEMGYDNVELMLPLVNDAEDVYRAKSLMEDAGIDPEKRKWGVMIETPASALSVEGMAEAGIDFASFGTNDLTQYTLAVDRNNENVADRFDELHPAILRLIGDVIETCREHDVNTSICGQAGSKPEMAQFLVNEGVNSISANIDAVRDVQHEVKRVEQKLLLDSVR, from the coding sequence ATGGCTGTACTCTGGCTGGACGAGATCAGTGCCGACGACCTCGAGACGGTCGGCGGCAAAGGCGCCTCTCTGGGCGAACTTACGGGTGCTGGGCTGCCCGTCCCCCCGGGATTCGTCGTCACCGCCGGGACCTACCGATCGTTCATCGAAGAAGCCGAAATCGATGAAGAACTGTTCGAGGCCGTCGACGTCGACGTTGACGACTCGAGCGCGCTCGCGAGCGCGGCCAACCGCGCACAGGAACTCATTCTCGAGACGCCGTTTCCGGACGACCTGCGCGAGGAGATTCTCGCGTCGTACCAGGAGGTCGGCGACGGCGAGGCGTTCGTCGCCGTTCGATCTTCGGCGACGGCGGAGGATCTGCCAGACGCCTCCTTCGCGGGTCAACAGGAGACGTTCCTGAACGTCACCGAGGAGGCGCTCCTCGACCGCGTTCGGGAGTGTTGGGCGTCGCTCTTCACGCAGCGAGCGATCTACTACCGCCAGGAGCAAGGGTTCGACCACTCCACGGTCAACATCGCCGTCGTCGTTCAGCAGATGGTCGACGCCGAGAAATCGGGCGTGATGTTCACGAGCCATCCCTCGACTGGCGATCCGACGATGATTATCGAGGCCGCGTGGGGACTCGGCGAAGCCGTCGTCTCGGGTGCCGTCTCGCCGGACAACTACGTCATCGAACGCGAGGACCGCGAGGTCGACGTCACCGTCGCCGAGAAGAAAGTAATGCACGAAAAGGACGAGGAAACCGGAGAGACCGTCGAACGCGAGGTTTCCCAGGAAAAACGCAACGAGCGAGTCGTCTCCGACGAGGAGATTAACGCGCTCATGGACCTCGGCGAACGCGTCGAAGACCACTACGGCGAACCACAGGACGTCGAGTGGGCGATCGTCGACGGAGAGGTCTTCATGCTCCAGTCCCGACCGATCACGACCATCGACGAGGACGGCGGAGCCACGGCAGAGACGGGCAGCGTCGACCCGACGACTGGAATCACCGACGGCAGCGGTAGCGTCCAAGCGACAGGGGGCGGAAACGGCGCCACAGCAAGTTCTGGCGGATCTGGCGACGTGCTCGTCGACGGCCTGGGCTCGAGTCCAGGGACCGTAAGCGGCGCCGCGCGAATCGTCAAAAAGCTCGACGATCTCGACAAAGTCAGCGAGGGCGACGTCATCGTCACCGAGATGACGATGCCCGACATGGTGCCGGCGATGAAACGCGCCTCGGGGATTATCACCGACGAAGGCGGCATGACCAGCCACGCCGCGATCGTCTCCCGGGAACTCGGCGTTCCAGCCATCGTGGGCACGACGAACGCCACGACGGTGCTCGAGGACGGCCAGGTCGTCACGCTCGACGGCGACAAGGGTGCGGTGCTCGAGGGACAGGAAGTCGATCCCGACGAGGAAACCGAACCCGTCGAGGAGGTGCGTCCGCAGTCGCCGGTCAAACCGATGACCGCGACCGAGGTGAAAGTCAACGTCTCCATTCCGGAAGCCGCGGAACGTGCGGCGGCGACGGGGGCCGACGGCGTCGGCTTGCTCCGCATGGAGCACATGATCCTCTCGCTGAACCAGACGCCGGCGAAGTTCATCGAGGAAAACGGCGAGGACGCCTACATCACCGAACTCGTCGAGGGCATCCGCGGCGTCGCCGACGCCTTCTATCCGCGGCCGGTTCGCGTCCGCACGCTCGACGCCCCGACCGACGAGTTCCGACAACTCGAGGGCGGCGAGAGCGAGCCGAGCGAGCACAATCCGATGCTGGGCTACCGAGGGATTCGCCGCTCGCTCGACCGGCCCGACGTGTTTGGCCACGAACTCGAGGCGTTCCGTCGCCTCTACGAGATGGGCTACGACAACGTCGAACTCATGCTCCCGCTGGTCAACGATGCCGAGGACGTTTACCGAGCGAAGTCGCTCATGGAGGATGCCGGTATCGACCCCGAGAAGCGAAAGTGGGGCGTGATGATCGAGACGCCGGCGTCGGCGCTCTCCGTCGAGGGAATGGCCGAGGCGGGAATCGACTTCGCGTCGTTCGGGACGAACGACCTCACCCAGTACACGCTCGCGGTCGATCGGAACAACGAGAACGTCGCCGACCGCTTCGACGAACTTCACCCGGCGATCTTGCGACTCATCGGTGACGTCATCGAAACCTGTCGCGAACACGACGTGAACACGAGTATCTGCGGGCAGGCCGGTTCCAAACCCGAGATGGCCCAGTTCCTCGTCAACGAAGGTGTGAACTCGATTTCGGCCAACATCGACGCCGTTCGCGACGTCCAACACGAAGTAAAGCGCGTCGAGCAAAAGTTGCTCCTCGATTCGGTCCGCTAG
- the mfnA gene encoding tyrosine decarboxylase MfnA produces MQREPQSFDRVLSSMCSEPHPLAREAAERFLATNPGDPGTYPTVTALEEEALATLGEIAGLENPSGYIASGGTEANVQAVRIARNRAETRTPNVVMPESAHFSFQKAAGVLGVDLRIVPTDERFRADLEAVRASVDADTALVVGVAGSTEYGRVDPIPALGEIARDAGAMLHVDAAWGGFVLPFSGDEWHFGHAAVDTMAIDPHKMGQAAVPAGGLLARSDDLLDELAVDTPYLESTSQATLTGTRSGAGVASAVAAMDELWPDGYREQYRRSQENAEWLAAELEQRDYDVVEPTLPLVAAEISGSTFEALREEGWRISRTARDELRVVCMPHVTREMLASFLEDLDRLERGASVPVASDG; encoded by the coding sequence ATGCAACGCGAGCCGCAATCGTTCGATCGAGTGCTCTCCTCGATGTGTTCCGAGCCACATCCCCTCGCACGCGAGGCGGCCGAACGATTTCTCGCGACGAACCCCGGCGATCCGGGAACCTATCCAACTGTGACGGCCCTCGAGGAGGAGGCGCTCGCCACGCTGGGCGAGATCGCCGGTCTCGAGAACCCGTCGGGGTACATCGCGAGCGGCGGGACGGAAGCGAACGTGCAGGCGGTGCGAATCGCCAGAAACCGTGCCGAGACGCGGACGCCGAACGTCGTCATGCCCGAGTCGGCACATTTCAGTTTTCAGAAGGCTGCCGGCGTGTTGGGCGTCGACCTTCGAATCGTGCCGACCGACGAGAGGTTTCGGGCGGATCTCGAGGCCGTTCGCGCGTCCGTCGATGCGGATACCGCACTCGTCGTCGGCGTGGCCGGATCGACGGAGTACGGCCGCGTCGATCCGATTCCGGCACTCGGTGAGATCGCTCGAGACGCGGGAGCGATGCTCCACGTCGACGCAGCCTGGGGCGGGTTCGTACTCCCGTTTAGCGGGGACGAGTGGCACTTCGGTCACGCGGCCGTCGATACGATGGCGATCGATCCACACAAGATGGGCCAAGCCGCCGTCCCCGCGGGCGGTCTGCTCGCCCGTTCGGACGACTTGCTCGACGAACTCGCCGTCGACACGCCCTACCTCGAGTCGACCTCGCAGGCGACGCTGACGGGGACGCGCTCCGGCGCGGGCGTCGCGAGCGCCGTCGCCGCGATGGACGAGTTGTGGCCCGATGGGTATCGCGAACAGTACCGTCGCTCTCAGGAAAACGCCGAGTGGCTCGCCGCGGAACTCGAGCAGCGGGACTACGATGTCGTCGAGCCGACGCTGCCGCTGGTCGCGGCCGAGATTTCGGGGTCGACGTTCGAGGCGCTGCGCGAGGAGGGGTGGCGGATCTCCCGAACCGCGAGGGACGAATTGCGCGTCGTCTGTATGCCACACGTGACTCGGGAGATGCTCGCGTCGTTTCTCGAGGATCTCGATCGACTCGAGCGAGGGGCGAGCGTTCCAGTCGCGAGTGACGGCTGA
- a CDS encoding sodium-dependent transporter, protein MSSGGQREQWATRIGFIFAAVGSAVGLGNIWRFPFQVGQEGGAAFLVIYLLFIVLIGFPAMLIEFVVGRHTERNPVGALQEIGAGAWRYVGWIFIATGFVILSYYSVVAGWTIRYTLLGLQDDYIADAAEAEAQFVTLASGLDAIFLHAIFMVAVIAIVAYGIERGIELAVKVMIPAIIVIMLGLAVYVATLEGASEAYSYYLSPEWGVIAAEWQSILPAAAGQAFFTLSLGMGVMITYASYLGEDRNLAEDSAIIIGFDTAIAFVTGLIVFPVLFTAGVAPGDPGAGAIFVSLAAAFGDLTFGWLIGAIFFATVAIAALSSAISLMEVVVSYAIDELDLDRVTATLAIGGAIFLLGIPSAYDLVLLDLFDLFADQILLVLGGLLLAILVSWSLSTLAIEELERGIGDLGSLGTAWIWAVRIPVVLVLVVALVLGILDYYEFLSGDFAAWLEE, encoded by the coding sequence ATGAGCAGCGGTGGCCAACGCGAACAGTGGGCAACCCGAATCGGGTTCATTTTCGCGGCAGTCGGTAGCGCCGTCGGTCTGGGGAACATCTGGCGGTTCCCGTTTCAGGTCGGTCAGGAAGGTGGCGCGGCGTTTCTCGTCATCTACCTCCTGTTTATCGTCCTCATCGGCTTTCCGGCGATGCTCATCGAGTTCGTCGTCGGTCGTCACACCGAACGCAACCCAGTCGGCGCCCTCCAGGAAATCGGCGCCGGCGCGTGGAGGTACGTCGGCTGGATCTTCATCGCGACCGGGTTCGTGATCCTTTCGTACTACAGCGTCGTCGCCGGGTGGACGATTCGCTACACGCTCCTCGGTTTACAGGACGACTACATCGCCGACGCCGCCGAAGCGGAAGCGCAGTTCGTCACGCTCGCGAGCGGCCTCGATGCCATCTTCCTTCACGCGATTTTCATGGTCGCCGTCATCGCCATCGTCGCCTACGGCATCGAACGCGGGATCGAACTCGCCGTGAAGGTGATGATCCCGGCGATCATCGTCATCATGCTCGGTCTCGCCGTCTACGTCGCGACGCTCGAGGGGGCGAGCGAAGCCTACAGCTACTACCTCTCGCCGGAGTGGGGGGTGATCGCCGCCGAGTGGCAAAGCATCCTGCCCGCGGCCGCCGGACAGGCCTTCTTCACGCTCTCGCTCGGGATGGGTGTGATGATCACGTACGCGTCGTACCTCGGTGAGGACCGAAATCTCGCGGAAGACAGCGCGATCATCATCGGCTTCGACACGGCAATCGCGTTCGTCACCGGACTGATCGTCTTCCCCGTCCTCTTTACGGCCGGCGTCGCCCCCGGCGATCCCGGGGCCGGTGCGATCTTCGTCTCGCTCGCCGCCGCGTTCGGCGACCTCACGTTCGGCTGGCTCATCGGCGCAATTTTCTTTGCCACCGTCGCAATCGCCGCGCTCTCGAGTGCGATCAGTCTCATGGAGGTGGTCGTCTCCTACGCGATCGACGAGTTAGACCTCGACCGGGTAACGGCCACCCTCGCCATCGGCGGCGCGATCTTCCTGCTCGGCATCCCCTCGGCGTACGACCTCGTCTTGCTCGACCTGTTCGACCTCTTCGCCGACCAGATCCTGCTCGTCCTCGGCGGACTGTTGCTCGCGATACTCGTCAGTTGGTCGCTGTCGACGCTCGCCATCGAAGAGCTCGAGCGCGGAATCGGTGACCTCGGCTCGCTCGGAACGGCGTGGATCTGGGCCGTCAGGATCCCCGTCGTCCTCGTGCTCGTCGTCGCCCTCGTCCTCGGTATCCTCGACTACTACGAGTTCCTCAGCGGGGACTTCGCGGCGTGGCTCGAGGAGTAA